A genomic region of Drosophila kikkawai strain 14028-0561.14 chromosome X, DkikHiC1v2, whole genome shotgun sequence contains the following coding sequences:
- the Pfrx gene encoding 6-phosphofructo-2-kinase/fructose-2,6-bisphosphatase 1 isoform X3, with protein MDMPYNTSPSLRVRTTSLNQLKKTADLAIENELHVCPSVMSEELRKLLPPTSETVMTKPFPIRGERTIADCTTPHVIAMVGLPARGKTFISKKLARYLNWIGIATRVFNLGEYRRHATTAYKSHEFFRADNEEAMAIRNRCANQALHDSCEWLLSGQGSIAVFDATNSTRDRRQLIHDIVVKQHGFRLFFVESICDDPMIIEQNILEVKVSSPDYLNMNTELVVRDFLQRIEHYEERYQPIDEVTEAHLSFMKVYNAGKKVVVYNNEGHVESRIVYYLMNIHITPRTIYLTRHGESEHNLSGLIGGDSNLSARGHQYANALSTFIAQQQIDGLRVWTSWMKRAIQTVADVKAPQERWKALNEIDAGHCEEMTYEQIKERFPEEFKARDVNKFAYRYPRGESYEDLVARLEPVIMELERQGNVLVVSHQAVLRCLFAYFLDKSADELPYLYVPLHTVIKLTPVAYGCKVEHIKLPIDAVDTHRPKPKIPGDVSEPGLDGLSGELVAPDGVGKVLIVGDDVATATNGNGGRVDAQAHQ; from the coding sequence ATGGATATGCCCTACAACACGTCGCCGTCGCTACGCGTGCGCACCACCTCGTTGAATCAACTGAAGAAGACCGCCGATCTGGCCATCGAGAATGAGCTGCATGTCTGCCCCTCGGTGATGTCCGAGGAGCTGCGCAAGCTGCTGCCTCCCACCTCGGAAACGGTGATGACCAAGCCATTTCCCATTCGCGGCGAACGCACCATCGCCGACTGTACAACGCCGCATGTGATTGCCATGGTTGGGCTGCCGGCTCGCGGCAAGACCTTCATCTCGAAGAAGCTGGCCCGTTACCTTAACTGGATTGGGATTGCGACGCGTGTCTTCAATCTAGGCGAGTATAGGCGGCATGCGACCACCGCGTACAAGTCGCACGAGTTCTTTCGCGCCGACAACGAGGAGGCCATGGCCATTCGCAACAGGTGCGCCAATCAGGCTCTACACGACTCCTGCGAGTGGCTGCTTAGCGGCCAGGGCAGCATTGCTGTCTTCGATGCCACCAACTCGACGCGCGATCGCCGTCAGTTGATCCATGATATCGTGGTGAAGCAGCACGGCTTTAGGCTGTTCTTCGTGGAATCCATTTGCGATGATCCGATGATTATTGAGCAGAATATCCTGGAGGTGAAGGTCAGTTCGCCTGATTATCTTAACATGAACACGGAGCTGGTGGTACGCGACTTTCTGCAGCGCATCGAGCATTATGAGGAGCGTTACCAGCCCATTGATGAGGTCACCGAGGCCCATCTTAGCTTCATGAAGGTCTACAATGCCGGCAAGAAGGTGGTTGTCTACAACAACGAGGGTCACGTGGAGTCCCGTATCGTCTACTACCTGATGAACATCCATATCACTCCGCGCACCATCTACCTGACGCGGCATGGCGAGAGCGAGCATAACCTGAGCGGGCTCATTGGCGGCGATTCGAACCTGAGCGCCCGTGGTCATCAATACGCCAATGCCTTGTCCACGTTCATTGCCCAGCAACAGATTGATGGACTGCGGGTGTGGACATCGTGGATGAAGCGCGCCATCCAGACGGTGGCCGATGTGAAGGCGCCGCAGGAGCGCTGGAAGGCCCTCAATGAGATCGATGCCGGCCACTGTGAGGAGATGACCTACGAGCAGATTAAGGAGCGCTTCCCCGAGGAGTTTAAGGCGCGCGACGTCAACAAGTTTGCCTATCGCTATCCGCGTGGCGAAAGTTACGAGGATCTGGTGGCCCGCCTGGAGCCGGTCATCATGGAGCTAGAGCGACAGGGCAACGTTCTGGTCGTCTCCCACCAAGCGGTCCTGCGCTGTCTCTTTGCCTACTTTCTGGACAAGTCCGCGGATGAGCTGCCGTACCTGTACGTGCCGCTGCACACGGTCATCAAGCTGACGCCCGTGGCCTATGGCTGCAAGGTGGAGCACATTAAGCTGCCCATTGATGCTGTGGATACGCACCGACCGAAACCCAAGATACCCGGCGATGTGAGTGAGCCAGGACTGGACGGACTTAGCGGCGAGCTGGTGGCGCCCGATGGCGTCGGCAAGGTGCTCATTGTGGGCGACGATGTGGCGACGGCCACGAACGGCAATGGCGGGCGCGTCGACGCCCAGGCGCATCAATGA
- the Pfrx gene encoding 6-phosphofructo-2-kinase/fructose-2,6-bisphosphatase 1 isoform X1: protein MAQCCETSPRYGISSNPTPSRNSNQDPPDAPSATAAVLLSATATPGAAAHLQQGDPSSGSSNNNNTSTKNKNQNPNQKQDDSSGSSNNADNYNKDDEDQVGTLPLPFILSKKTPAALFLSRPSSSYTDLCTCCNSSSSNSSASSTTSSSSSAGASAVARQLARSVTATSIMDMPYNTSPSLRVRTTSLNQLKKTADLAIENELHVCPSVMSEELRKLLPPTSETVMTKPFPIRGERTIADCTTPHVIAMVGLPARGKTFISKKLARYLNWIGIATRVFNLGEYRRHATTAYKSHEFFRADNEEAMAIRNRCANQALHDSCEWLLSGQGSIAVFDATNSTRDRRQLIHDIVVKQHGFRLFFVESICDDPMIIEQNILEVKVSSPDYLNMNTELVVRDFLQRIEHYEERYQPIDEVTEAHLSFMKVYNAGKKVVVYNNEGHVESRIVYYLMNIHITPRTIYLTRHGESEHNLSGLIGGDSNLSARGHQYANALSTFIAQQQIDGLRVWTSWMKRAIQTVADVKAPQERWKALNEIDAGHCEEMTYEQIKERFPEEFKARDVNKFAYRYPRGESYEDLVARLEPVIMELERQGNVLVVSHQAVLRCLFAYFLDKSADELPYLYVPLHTVIKLTPVAYGCKVEHIKLPIDAVDTHRPKPKIPGDVSEPGLDGLSGELVAPDGVGKVLIVGDDVATATNGNGGRVDAQAHQ, encoded by the coding sequence cagcaacagcaacccCAGGAGCAGCTGCTCATCTTCAGCAAGGAGATCCTTCTTCTGgtagcagcaacaataacaatactAGCACCAAAAATAAGAATCAAAATCCGAACCAGAAACAGGAcgacagcagcggcagcagtaaCAACGCCGACAATTATAACAAGGACGACGAGGATCAAGTAGGaacattgccattgccattcaTACTTAGCAAGAAGACGCCCGCCGCCCTCTTCCTATCCCGTCCATCCTCCTCGTACACGGACCTCTGCACctgctgcaacagcagcagcagcaattcctccgcctcctccacaacctcctcatcctcctcggcAGGCGCATCCGCCGTTGCCAGGCAGCTAGCCCGCTCCGTGACCGCCACCAGCATCATGGATATGCCCTACAACACGTCGCCGTCGCTACGCGTGCGCACCACCTCGTTGAATCAACTGAAGAAGACCGCCGATCTGGCCATCGAGAATGAGCTGCATGTCTGCCCCTCGGTGATGTCCGAGGAGCTGCGCAAGCTGCTGCCTCCCACCTCGGAAACGGTGATGACCAAGCCATTTCCCATTCGCGGCGAACGCACCATCGCCGACTGTACAACGCCGCATGTGATTGCCATGGTTGGGCTGCCGGCTCGCGGCAAGACCTTCATCTCGAAGAAGCTGGCCCGTTACCTTAACTGGATTGGGATTGCGACGCGTGTCTTCAATCTAGGCGAGTATAGGCGGCATGCGACCACCGCGTACAAGTCGCACGAGTTCTTTCGCGCCGACAACGAGGAGGCCATGGCCATTCGCAACAGGTGCGCCAATCAGGCTCTACACGACTCCTGCGAGTGGCTGCTTAGCGGCCAGGGCAGCATTGCTGTCTTCGATGCCACCAACTCGACGCGCGATCGCCGTCAGTTGATCCATGATATCGTGGTGAAGCAGCACGGCTTTAGGCTGTTCTTCGTGGAATCCATTTGCGATGATCCGATGATTATTGAGCAGAATATCCTGGAGGTGAAGGTCAGTTCGCCTGATTATCTTAACATGAACACGGAGCTGGTGGTACGCGACTTTCTGCAGCGCATCGAGCATTATGAGGAGCGTTACCAGCCCATTGATGAGGTCACCGAGGCCCATCTTAGCTTCATGAAGGTCTACAATGCCGGCAAGAAGGTGGTTGTCTACAACAACGAGGGTCACGTGGAGTCCCGTATCGTCTACTACCTGATGAACATCCATATCACTCCGCGCACCATCTACCTGACGCGGCATGGCGAGAGCGAGCATAACCTGAGCGGGCTCATTGGCGGCGATTCGAACCTGAGCGCCCGTGGTCATCAATACGCCAATGCCTTGTCCACGTTCATTGCCCAGCAACAGATTGATGGACTGCGGGTGTGGACATCGTGGATGAAGCGCGCCATCCAGACGGTGGCCGATGTGAAGGCGCCGCAGGAGCGCTGGAAGGCCCTCAATGAGATCGATGCCGGCCACTGTGAGGAGATGACCTACGAGCAGATTAAGGAGCGCTTCCCCGAGGAGTTTAAGGCGCGCGACGTCAACAAGTTTGCCTATCGCTATCCGCGTGGCGAAAGTTACGAGGATCTGGTGGCCCGCCTGGAGCCGGTCATCATGGAGCTAGAGCGACAGGGCAACGTTCTGGTCGTCTCCCACCAAGCGGTCCTGCGCTGTCTCTTTGCCTACTTTCTGGACAAGTCCGCGGATGAGCTGCCGTACCTGTACGTGCCGCTGCACACGGTCATCAAGCTGACGCCCGTGGCCTATGGCTGCAAGGTGGAGCACATTAAGCTGCCCATTGATGCTGTGGATACGCACCGACCGAAACCCAAGATACCCGGCGATGTGAGTGAGCCAGGACTGGACGGACTTAGCGGCGAGCTGGTGGCGCCCGATGGCGTCGGCAAGGTGCTCATTGTGGGCGACGATGTGGCGACGGCCACGAACGGCAATGGCGGGCGCGTCGACGCCCAGGCGCATCAATGA
- the Pfrx gene encoding 6-phosphofructo-2-kinase/fructose-2,6-bisphosphatase 1 isoform X2 translates to MAQCCETSPRYGISSNPTPSRNSNQDPPDAPSATAAVLLSTATPGAAAHLQQGDPSSGSSNNNNTSTKNKNQNPNQKQDDSSGSSNNADNYNKDDEDQVGTLPLPFILSKKTPAALFLSRPSSSYTDLCTCCNSSSSNSSASSTTSSSSSAGASAVARQLARSVTATSIMDMPYNTSPSLRVRTTSLNQLKKTADLAIENELHVCPSVMSEELRKLLPPTSETVMTKPFPIRGERTIADCTTPHVIAMVGLPARGKTFISKKLARYLNWIGIATRVFNLGEYRRHATTAYKSHEFFRADNEEAMAIRNRCANQALHDSCEWLLSGQGSIAVFDATNSTRDRRQLIHDIVVKQHGFRLFFVESICDDPMIIEQNILEVKVSSPDYLNMNTELVVRDFLQRIEHYEERYQPIDEVTEAHLSFMKVYNAGKKVVVYNNEGHVESRIVYYLMNIHITPRTIYLTRHGESEHNLSGLIGGDSNLSARGHQYANALSTFIAQQQIDGLRVWTSWMKRAIQTVADVKAPQERWKALNEIDAGHCEEMTYEQIKERFPEEFKARDVNKFAYRYPRGESYEDLVARLEPVIMELERQGNVLVVSHQAVLRCLFAYFLDKSADELPYLYVPLHTVIKLTPVAYGCKVEHIKLPIDAVDTHRPKPKIPGDVSEPGLDGLSGELVAPDGVGKVLIVGDDVATATNGNGGRVDAQAHQ, encoded by the coding sequence caacagcaacccCAGGAGCAGCTGCTCATCTTCAGCAAGGAGATCCTTCTTCTGgtagcagcaacaataacaatactAGCACCAAAAATAAGAATCAAAATCCGAACCAGAAACAGGAcgacagcagcggcagcagtaaCAACGCCGACAATTATAACAAGGACGACGAGGATCAAGTAGGaacattgccattgccattcaTACTTAGCAAGAAGACGCCCGCCGCCCTCTTCCTATCCCGTCCATCCTCCTCGTACACGGACCTCTGCACctgctgcaacagcagcagcagcaattcctccgcctcctccacaacctcctcatcctcctcggcAGGCGCATCCGCCGTTGCCAGGCAGCTAGCCCGCTCCGTGACCGCCACCAGCATCATGGATATGCCCTACAACACGTCGCCGTCGCTACGCGTGCGCACCACCTCGTTGAATCAACTGAAGAAGACCGCCGATCTGGCCATCGAGAATGAGCTGCATGTCTGCCCCTCGGTGATGTCCGAGGAGCTGCGCAAGCTGCTGCCTCCCACCTCGGAAACGGTGATGACCAAGCCATTTCCCATTCGCGGCGAACGCACCATCGCCGACTGTACAACGCCGCATGTGATTGCCATGGTTGGGCTGCCGGCTCGCGGCAAGACCTTCATCTCGAAGAAGCTGGCCCGTTACCTTAACTGGATTGGGATTGCGACGCGTGTCTTCAATCTAGGCGAGTATAGGCGGCATGCGACCACCGCGTACAAGTCGCACGAGTTCTTTCGCGCCGACAACGAGGAGGCCATGGCCATTCGCAACAGGTGCGCCAATCAGGCTCTACACGACTCCTGCGAGTGGCTGCTTAGCGGCCAGGGCAGCATTGCTGTCTTCGATGCCACCAACTCGACGCGCGATCGCCGTCAGTTGATCCATGATATCGTGGTGAAGCAGCACGGCTTTAGGCTGTTCTTCGTGGAATCCATTTGCGATGATCCGATGATTATTGAGCAGAATATCCTGGAGGTGAAGGTCAGTTCGCCTGATTATCTTAACATGAACACGGAGCTGGTGGTACGCGACTTTCTGCAGCGCATCGAGCATTATGAGGAGCGTTACCAGCCCATTGATGAGGTCACCGAGGCCCATCTTAGCTTCATGAAGGTCTACAATGCCGGCAAGAAGGTGGTTGTCTACAACAACGAGGGTCACGTGGAGTCCCGTATCGTCTACTACCTGATGAACATCCATATCACTCCGCGCACCATCTACCTGACGCGGCATGGCGAGAGCGAGCATAACCTGAGCGGGCTCATTGGCGGCGATTCGAACCTGAGCGCCCGTGGTCATCAATACGCCAATGCCTTGTCCACGTTCATTGCCCAGCAACAGATTGATGGACTGCGGGTGTGGACATCGTGGATGAAGCGCGCCATCCAGACGGTGGCCGATGTGAAGGCGCCGCAGGAGCGCTGGAAGGCCCTCAATGAGATCGATGCCGGCCACTGTGAGGAGATGACCTACGAGCAGATTAAGGAGCGCTTCCCCGAGGAGTTTAAGGCGCGCGACGTCAACAAGTTTGCCTATCGCTATCCGCGTGGCGAAAGTTACGAGGATCTGGTGGCCCGCCTGGAGCCGGTCATCATGGAGCTAGAGCGACAGGGCAACGTTCTGGTCGTCTCCCACCAAGCGGTCCTGCGCTGTCTCTTTGCCTACTTTCTGGACAAGTCCGCGGATGAGCTGCCGTACCTGTACGTGCCGCTGCACACGGTCATCAAGCTGACGCCCGTGGCCTATGGCTGCAAGGTGGAGCACATTAAGCTGCCCATTGATGCTGTGGATACGCACCGACCGAAACCCAAGATACCCGGCGATGTGAGTGAGCCAGGACTGGACGGACTTAGCGGCGAGCTGGTGGCGCCCGATGGCGTCGGCAAGGTGCTCATTGTGGGCGACGATGTGGCGACGGCCACGAACGGCAATGGCGGGCGCGTCGACGCCCAGGCGCATCAATGA